A genome region from Chengkuizengella sp. SCS-71B includes the following:
- the icmF gene encoding fused isobutyryl-CoA mutase/GTPase IcmF, with translation MRLLKGVFLLSSEEIYRPQNHIRFVTASSLFDGHDASINIMRRILQASGAEVIHLGHNRSVEEVVNAAIQEDVQGIAISSYQGGHVEYFKYMYDLLNEKGASHIRIYGGGGGVIIPREIQELHEYGISGIFTPEDGRTLGLQGMINKMLEECDFLTINHNISEEITKLRNGEPVSIARMITAAEISVNDDYEPATQVMNKVKQMTRKVPVIGITGTGGAGKSSLTDELIRRFINEIPNKKVAILSVDPTKQKTGGALLGDRIRMNAIFSSRIYMRSLATRGSRSELSLAIHDALAVVKAADFDVIVVETSGIGQGDAEISEICDVSLYVMTSEFGAPSQLEKIDMLDFADLIVINKFERKGSEDAKNQVQKQFQRSHTLFEQELDEMPVYGTIASQFNDAGTNSLFVALIEKLNEKLGLNWTTSLTKEKEIKKQNIIIPNKQRHYLRDISDTVRRYHGHAEEQENIARSLYQIEGTINILKEKDEEVSPALQVYLEDYHQKLSASSRRILEQWEDQKQKYSSQQFISKVRDKEIVTDLTTTSLSGLQIPKVSLPKFKDYGEIIRWVYKENVPGSFPYTAGVFPFKREGEDPKRQFAGEGTPERTNRRFHYLSKDDTAKRLSTAFDSVTLYGEDPDIRPDIYGKVGESGVSICTLDDMNKLYDGFDLCAPTTSVSMTINGPAPIILAMFLNTAIQQQIQKVQGELGRPLSEDEQMDVKNNTLQSVRGTVQADILKEDQGQNTCIFSTEFALRLMGDIQAYFIEKNVRNYYSVSISGYHIAEAGANPISQLAFTLSNGFTYVEYYLSRGMNIDDFAPNLSFFFSNGLDPEYTVIGRVARRIWATVMRDKYGANERSQKLKYHVQTSGRSLHAQEIDFNDIRTTLQALMALQDNCNSLHTNAYDEAITTPTEESVRRAMAIQMIITKEHGLTKNENPMQGSFIIEELTDLVEEAVLQEFERINDRGGVLGAMETQYQRGKIQEESMYYEMKKHSGEFPIIGVNTYINPNPPSDEEVNNMELARATKEEKETQIRNLHDFQERNKEHSNIALNRLKSKAINGENIFEELMETVKVASLGQITKALYEVGGQYRRNM, from the coding sequence ATGAGATTACTGAAGGGGGTATTTCTTTTGAGTAGCGAAGAAATATATCGTCCACAAAACCACATTCGATTCGTTACTGCATCCAGTCTTTTTGACGGACATGATGCATCGATTAACATAATGAGGAGAATTTTACAGGCTAGTGGTGCAGAGGTTATTCATTTAGGTCATAACAGATCGGTAGAGGAAGTGGTGAATGCAGCGATTCAAGAAGATGTTCAGGGTATTGCAATCTCCTCTTACCAAGGTGGTCACGTAGAATATTTTAAGTATATGTATGATTTATTAAATGAAAAAGGTGCATCACATATTCGAATTTATGGTGGTGGGGGTGGTGTGATTATCCCTCGTGAAATCCAAGAATTACATGAATACGGAATATCGGGTATTTTTACACCAGAAGATGGCAGAACCTTAGGGTTGCAGGGCATGATTAATAAAATGTTAGAGGAATGTGACTTTTTAACTATTAATCACAATATTTCAGAAGAAATAACTAAATTAAGAAATGGAGAACCTGTTTCCATAGCTAGAATGATCACTGCTGCTGAAATAAGTGTGAATGATGATTATGAACCAGCAACCCAAGTAATGAACAAAGTCAAACAAATGACTCGAAAAGTCCCTGTAATCGGTATAACTGGGACAGGTGGAGCTGGAAAAAGCTCACTTACAGATGAGCTGATTCGTAGATTTATAAATGAAATTCCCAATAAAAAAGTGGCTATTTTATCTGTTGATCCAACGAAACAAAAAACGGGTGGCGCATTATTAGGAGATCGAATTCGGATGAATGCGATATTTTCATCACGTATATATATGAGGAGTTTGGCAACTAGAGGATCAAGATCTGAATTATCTTTAGCGATTCATGATGCATTGGCTGTAGTGAAAGCAGCGGATTTTGATGTTATCGTTGTTGAAACGAGTGGAATTGGACAGGGAGATGCGGAAATCTCTGAAATTTGTGATGTAAGTTTATACGTTATGACAAGTGAGTTCGGAGCACCCTCTCAGCTTGAAAAAATTGATATGTTGGATTTTGCAGATTTAATTGTCATTAATAAGTTTGAGAGAAAAGGTTCAGAGGATGCTAAAAATCAAGTACAAAAGCAATTTCAACGCAGTCATACGTTATTTGAACAAGAACTAGATGAAATGCCTGTATATGGAACGATTGCAAGTCAATTTAATGATGCAGGAACAAATTCCTTGTTTGTAGCTCTAATTGAAAAATTAAATGAAAAATTGGGGTTGAATTGGACGACATCGTTAACTAAAGAGAAGGAAATCAAAAAACAAAATATCATTATTCCTAATAAACAAAGACATTATTTAAGAGACATTTCCGACACCGTCAGGAGATATCATGGACACGCAGAAGAGCAGGAAAACATTGCTCGATCTTTATATCAAATTGAAGGTACGATCAATATATTGAAGGAAAAAGACGAAGAAGTGTCACCTGCTTTGCAAGTTTATTTAGAGGACTATCACCAAAAATTGTCTGCATCATCTAGACGTATATTAGAACAATGGGAGGATCAAAAGCAAAAATATAGCTCTCAACAATTTATATCTAAAGTACGTGACAAAGAAATTGTCACTGATTTAACGACAACAAGTTTATCAGGATTACAAATTCCCAAAGTCTCTTTACCAAAGTTCAAAGACTATGGGGAAATTATTCGTTGGGTTTATAAAGAAAATGTGCCAGGTTCATTCCCTTATACTGCGGGAGTTTTTCCTTTTAAACGTGAAGGTGAAGATCCGAAACGTCAGTTTGCAGGTGAAGGAACACCTGAACGAACGAATCGTCGTTTTCATTATTTATCAAAGGATGATACGGCAAAAAGACTGAGTACTGCTTTTGATTCCGTTACTTTATATGGTGAAGATCCAGATATTCGACCTGATATTTACGGAAAAGTTGGAGAAAGTGGAGTCAGTATTTGTACACTAGATGATATGAATAAGTTGTATGATGGATTTGATTTATGCGCTCCAACGACTTCTGTATCGATGACAATTAACGGACCGGCCCCTATTATTTTAGCAATGTTTTTAAACACTGCAATTCAACAGCAAATACAGAAAGTACAAGGGGAATTGGGACGTCCTTTATCAGAAGATGAACAAATGGATGTGAAAAACAATACTTTACAATCCGTAAGAGGAACTGTGCAGGCAGATATTCTAAAAGAAGATCAAGGACAAAACACTTGTATTTTTTCAACAGAGTTTGCCCTGCGTTTAATGGGAGATATTCAGGCGTATTTTATTGAAAAGAACGTTCGTAATTATTATTCTGTATCCATTTCTGGTTACCATATTGCTGAAGCAGGTGCCAATCCAATTTCACAGCTGGCATTTACATTGTCAAATGGGTTTACCTATGTTGAATACTACTTAAGTCGGGGTATGAATATTGATGACTTTGCTCCGAATCTTTCTTTCTTTTTCAGTAATGGTCTAGATCCAGAATATACTGTAATAGGTAGGGTGGCTCGTCGTATTTGGGCAACTGTGATGCGTGATAAATATGGGGCAAATGAGCGAAGTCAAAAACTGAAATATCATGTACAAACATCAGGCAGATCTTTACATGCTCAAGAAATTGATTTTAATGATATTCGAACAACACTTCAGGCTTTAATGGCATTGCAAGACAATTGTAATTCTTTACACACCAATGCTTATGATGAAGCTATAACAACACCTACAGAAGAATCTGTTAGACGAGCAATGGCCATTCAAATGATCATAACGAAAGAACATGGACTAACAAAGAATGAAAATCCAATGCAAGGATCATTTATTATTGAAGAACTTACTGATCTTGTTGAGGAAGCTGTACTACAAGAATTTGAGCGTATCAATGATCGTGGTGGAGTATTAGGTGCAATGGAAACTCAATATCAACGCGGAAAAATACAAGAAGAATCCATGTATTATGAAATGAAAAAACACTCGGGTGAATTCCCGATCATAGGTGTGAACACATACATCAATCCGAATCCACCTTCAGATGAAGAAGTAAATAATATGGAGCTAGCGAGGGCGACTAAGGAAGAAAAAGAAACTCAAATTAGAAATTTGCATGACTTTCAGGAGCGAAATAAAGAACATTCGAATATTGCTTTAAATCGTTTAAAATCAAAAGCTATCAATGGAGAAAATATTTTTGAAGAACTAATGGAAACAGTAAAGGTAGCAAGTTTAGGACAAATTACAAAAGCTTTGTATGAAGTCGGGGGGCAGTATCGCAGAAATATGTAG
- a CDS encoding amino acid adenylation domain-containing protein, which translates to MCDQMKIKLYPLTHPQKRVWYIEQIYPNTSMYNIGGPVKINGLIDFQLLERAIQTLIRAHDGLRIKLFEADGEISQYVSEYEEEALKFKDFSTFEYPDLHFKQWVEDEAGKPFILNEKLFEFSLFRISDSENGYLIKLHHIIADGWSINIITEQIREIYMKLLHGESITGELSISYLEYINQEQTYFKSDRFIKNKNFWNNLYKTLPEGFINKNSDFTKGTRKTFQITPQLSSKIKNFAKNNNVSLNTFFIFSYLLYQNKITHQRDLIIGTPVLNRSGQKEKSILGMFTSTMPFRFQIDEKASILDTLKSMNRELMRCYFHQKYPYDVLMRDLQLQKRGYHQLFDTSVNYYNTKLETQFNDSQVENIEFYSGHQVYSLQLVIKDWLDSGNLMVEFDYKTSEYDEEKIVGMYHRLNILINKILVDCNAKIEEINLLSNKEKRELITEFNATESHYPEHKSIIQLFEEQVSKTPDKIAIRFNEKEYSYQRLNEKVNQLARLLLNKGLQKESIVGLLTYHSIESVISMLAVLKAGGTYMPIDPDYPEDRITYMLLDSDCKMLLVNFEYCRPFNGEVINLCNDDIFKGDTSNLDIEYFLFQLAYVIYTSGSTGKPKGVMIEQQGLVNYIWWAKQMYVKDEYEVFPLYSSLAFDLTVTSIFTPLISGGKIVVYRNDEDEYVLYKIRSENQATVVKLTPSHLSLLKDMDNTKSSIQRFIVGGEDLSVNLSRKVFESFGGKVEIFNEYGPTETVVGCMIHKYNIEKDAKHSVPIGKPAHNVNIYILDPNLNPVPANEIGEMYISGDGVARGYLNREDLTKEKFICNPFHSGKRMYKTGDLARFNLEGQIEYLGRSDHQVKINGYRIELGEIEKQLLNVSSIKEAVVIDGEHENESKFLCAYFVSTQEEMVSNHLKNKLIGQLPDYMIPTYFIQLDGIPLTANGKVNRSLLPKPELIHREDTNFVSYRNEAEQQLVISMGEVLKGDKISMNDNFYHHGGDSIKAIQIVSKLRSQQYSIKVKDILSNPILDQMVKYMKKKTENQVDEVTVEGKIKHTPIVSWFLSHNFNQFNHYNQSVLLDLKKKMSADKLEQIIDELLVHHDSLRININPKNQLFYKKKAELILTKIEQFDLSNYSYDVQQVKMAQIGEQIKSRFSLEQDVLLKAALFDLGEQGHRMLLTAHHLVIDGVSWRIILEDIETLLANIGLNNKLSLPSKTYSLQSWAEMLWEVKNKFLEEKQYWISILKDEHVVPVDFHLGEFNYGSSVTLSYDLDEDHTSQLLTIANDTYRTEVMDLLMIALSKAICDTFNLNETVIELEGHGRDIDKLDISRTVGWFTSLYPFKLCKIQSNLSDHIKTMKEQIRNIPNKGLGFGILKYLSQEIIDQQEHNRIRFNYLGDFEQFLHNDFFSLSSEDSGADYSSNNNLTALIDINGFVFNRKLNMRFQYSKNQFKDETIQTFMNLYLNHLKDVINHCIKSGSPQYTPSDFETIELSQDELDDLLT; encoded by the coding sequence ATGTGTGATCAGATGAAAATAAAGTTATATCCATTAACACATCCTCAGAAAAGAGTATGGTATATTGAACAAATTTACCCCAACACCTCTATGTATAATATTGGTGGACCTGTAAAAATAAATGGTTTAATTGATTTTCAATTATTGGAAAGAGCAATTCAAACTCTAATTCGTGCACATGATGGATTAAGGATTAAATTATTCGAAGCTGATGGGGAAATTAGTCAGTATGTCAGTGAATATGAAGAAGAAGCTTTAAAATTTAAGGATTTTTCTACTTTTGAATATCCAGATCTTCATTTTAAACAGTGGGTGGAAGATGAGGCTGGAAAACCATTTATTTTAAATGAAAAATTATTTGAGTTTAGTTTATTTAGAATCTCAGATTCAGAAAATGGGTATCTTATAAAACTTCATCATATTATAGCAGACGGTTGGTCCATAAACATCATCACTGAACAGATTAGAGAAATTTATATGAAGTTACTTCATGGAGAATCCATTACAGGTGAACTTTCAATTTCATACTTGGAGTATATTAATCAAGAACAAACTTATTTTAAATCAGATCGCTTTATTAAAAATAAAAACTTTTGGAATAATTTATACAAAACTCTACCAGAAGGGTTTATAAACAAAAATTCAGATTTTACTAAAGGAACAAGAAAAACATTTCAAATAACACCTCAACTTTCCTCAAAGATTAAAAACTTTGCAAAAAATAATAATGTATCGTTAAATACATTTTTTATATTCTCATACCTTTTATATCAAAATAAAATCACACACCAAAGAGACCTCATTATAGGTACGCCTGTTCTAAACAGATCAGGTCAAAAGGAAAAAAGTATTTTAGGCATGTTTACGAGCACAATGCCTTTTAGATTTCAAATCGATGAAAAGGCTTCTATATTAGATACATTAAAATCTATGAATCGTGAATTGATGAGATGTTATTTCCATCAAAAATATCCCTATGATGTATTAATGAGAGATCTGCAGCTACAAAAAAGAGGATATCATCAATTATTTGATACAAGTGTAAATTATTATAATACGAAATTAGAAACTCAATTCAATGATTCCCAAGTAGAAAATATAGAATTTTATAGTGGACATCAAGTGTATTCTTTACAACTAGTTATTAAAGACTGGTTAGATTCTGGAAATTTAATGGTCGAATTTGATTATAAAACAAGTGAATACGATGAAGAAAAGATTGTAGGAATGTATCATCGATTGAATATTCTAATAAATAAAATTTTAGTAGATTGCAATGCAAAAATTGAAGAGATAAATCTTTTATCAAATAAAGAGAAAAGAGAGCTCATTACTGAATTTAATGCAACAGAGTCTCATTACCCAGAACATAAATCAATCATTCAATTATTTGAAGAGCAGGTTTCAAAAACTCCCGATAAAATAGCTATTCGATTTAATGAAAAAGAATATTCTTATCAGCGGTTAAATGAGAAAGTAAACCAACTCGCTAGGTTATTATTAAACAAAGGTTTACAAAAAGAATCCATTGTAGGATTACTAACATATCATTCTATTGAAAGTGTAATTAGTATGTTAGCGGTGTTGAAAGCTGGTGGAACTTACATGCCTATAGATCCTGATTATCCTGAAGACCGAATCACTTATATGCTTTTAGATTCAGATTGTAAAATGTTACTAGTTAATTTTGAGTATTGTAGACCATTTAATGGGGAGGTTATTAACCTTTGTAACGACGATATCTTTAAAGGAGATACTTCAAACCTTGATATTGAATACTTTTTGTTTCAATTAGCTTATGTCATTTACACATCAGGTTCTACAGGTAAGCCAAAAGGAGTGATGATTGAACAACAAGGGTTAGTGAATTATATATGGTGGGCAAAACAAATGTACGTAAAAGATGAATATGAAGTCTTCCCTCTTTATTCATCGTTAGCATTTGATTTAACGGTAACATCTATTTTTACACCACTAATCAGTGGAGGGAAGATTGTTGTATATCGAAATGATGAAGATGAGTATGTATTATACAAAATTCGTAGTGAAAATCAAGCTACTGTAGTGAAACTTACTCCTTCACATTTATCTTTATTAAAAGATATGGACAATACAAAGAGTTCAATTCAAAGGTTTATAGTTGGAGGAGAGGATCTGAGTGTAAATCTGTCAAGAAAGGTTTTTGAAAGCTTTGGTGGAAAAGTTGAAATCTTTAATGAATATGGACCAACTGAAACTGTTGTAGGGTGTATGATTCATAAATATAACATTGAAAAAGATGCCAAGCATTCTGTTCCCATTGGAAAACCTGCTCATAATGTAAACATTTATATTCTTGATCCAAACTTGAATCCTGTACCTGCAAATGAAATTGGGGAAATGTACATTTCTGGAGATGGAGTCGCAAGGGGATACTTAAATCGTGAAGATTTAACAAAGGAAAAGTTTATATGTAATCCATTTCATTCAGGGAAAAGGATGTATAAAACAGGTGATTTAGCAAGGTTTAATCTTGAGGGTCAAATCGAATATTTAGGGCGTTCAGATCATCAAGTAAAAATAAATGGTTATCGAATAGAACTAGGTGAGATTGAAAAACAACTTTTAAATGTTTCCTCCATTAAAGAAGCAGTCGTCATAGATGGTGAACATGAAAATGAGAGTAAGTTTCTTTGTGCCTATTTCGTAAGTACCCAGGAAGAGATGGTTTCAAATCATCTAAAAAATAAGTTGATAGGTCAATTACCTGATTATATGATTCCTACTTATTTTATTCAGTTGGATGGAATTCCTTTAACTGCAAATGGAAAAGTGAACAGAAGTTTGCTTCCAAAACCTGAATTAATACATCGTGAAGATACGAACTTTGTCTCTTACCGAAATGAAGCAGAACAGCAACTAGTTATCAGCATGGGTGAAGTTTTAAAGGGAGATAAAATCAGTATGAATGATAACTTCTATCACCATGGAGGAGACTCCATTAAAGCAATTCAAATTGTTTCAAAACTAAGGAGTCAGCAATACTCTATAAAAGTAAAGGACATTCTTTCCAATCCCATCTTAGACCAAATGGTCAAGTACATGAAAAAGAAGACTGAAAATCAAGTAGATGAAGTAACGGTGGAGGGAAAGATCAAACATACACCTATTGTGTCTTGGTTTTTATCACATAACTTTAATCAATTCAACCATTACAATCAATCAGTATTATTGGATTTGAAAAAAAAGATGAGTGCTGACAAGCTTGAACAAATCATAGATGAATTACTTGTACATCATGATTCCTTAAGAATAAATATTAATCCTAAAAACCAATTATTTTATAAGAAAAAGGCTGAATTGATTTTAACTAAAATAGAGCAGTTTGATTTATCGAACTATTCATATGATGTACAGCAAGTGAAAATGGCTCAAATAGGAGAACAGATTAAATCTCGATTTAGTCTTGAGCAAGATGTTTTATTGAAGGCTGCGTTATTCGATTTGGGAGAGCAGGGTCATAGAATGTTGTTAACTGCTCATCATCTAGTTATAGATGGCGTTTCATGGAGAATCATTTTAGAAGATATCGAAACGTTGTTGGCCAATATAGGTTTAAATAACAAACTATCTCTTCCTTCTAAAACATATTCCTTACAATCTTGGGCAGAAATGTTATGGGAAGTAAAGAATAAATTTCTAGAGGAAAAACAATACTGGATATCTATCCTTAAGGATGAACATGTAGTACCTGTTGATTTTCATTTAGGAGAGTTTAATTATGGGAGTTCAGTTACATTATCTTATGATCTGGATGAGGATCACACTAGTCAATTGTTAACGATTGCAAATGATACGTATCGTACGGAAGTGATGGATTTATTGATGATAGCTCTATCCAAAGCAATATGTGACACTTTTAACCTAAACGAAACTGTGATTGAACTAGAAGGTCATGGGAGAGACATTGATAAATTGGATATCTCTAGAACTGTAGGCTGGTTTACAAGTCTGTATCCATTTAAGTTATGCAAAATCCAATCAAATCTAAGTGATCACATTAAAACAATGAAAGAACAGATTCGTAATATTCCGAATAAAGGTTTAGGGTTTGGCATACTGAAATATTTGTCACAAGAAATCATCGATCAACAAGAGCACAATCGTATTCGGTTTAATTATTTGGGTGATTTTGAGCAGTTTTTACATAACGATTTCTTTTCATTATCTTCAGAAGATTCAGGAGCTGACTATAGTTCAAATAACAACTTAACTGCTTTAATAGATATCAATGGATTCGTTTTCAATAGAAAATTAAATATGAGATTTCAGTATTCCAAAAATCAATTTAAAGATGAGACCATACAAACATTTATGAATTTGTATTTGAATCATTTGAAAGATGTCATAAACCACTGTATAAAATCTGGAAGCCCACAGTATACTCCTTCTGATTTTGAAACTATCGAATTATCACAAGATGAACTAGACGATCTACTAACATGA
- a CDS encoding macrolide family glycosyltransferase, whose product MSTVIYFGVDLAGHVNPTLGLMKKLVDRREEVFYYCTDEYREKIEETGAKFKSYRDLAHFGTYDGGGIETFLVFADFILSKSKIILDHLLDEIEQLQPDYIIHDAFCYWGKEVSKILNIPGISVFDSFAFIDEMADIDPSFFMENILRAGEDPLYKKYKGNTNMYKKLIEKVSKSIAKKHNLQDTNVINDIFLSKQGLNILFTSKQLQIYSEAFDDSYLFTGYSIYHRNGEEDFPSEKLADKPLVYISLGTIFNDRLDIYRNFINAFGDADLQVVMSIGQKVNIEDVGYIPENFIVKNVVPQLKVLQQADVFITHGGANSVHESINFLVPMVLLPQNFDQFMGAMAVERVGAGIYIRNQEEGISNIKMVVNKVLTEPSYKENCRKIKDSFKKAGGLDKAVEEIFKFVGNKRGIYENT is encoded by the coding sequence ATGTCAACGGTGATTTACTTTGGTGTTGATTTAGCAGGACATGTGAACCCAACACTCGGGTTAATGAAAAAACTTGTGGATAGAAGAGAGGAGGTTTTTTATTATTGTACAGATGAGTATCGTGAAAAAATTGAAGAAACAGGAGCAAAGTTTAAAAGTTATCGAGATTTAGCTCATTTTGGTACTTATGATGGGGGAGGGATTGAAACATTCCTTGTTTTTGCTGATTTTATTCTAAGTAAAAGTAAAATCATTTTAGATCACTTATTAGATGAAATTGAACAACTTCAACCTGATTATATCATTCATGATGCATTTTGTTATTGGGGAAAAGAAGTCTCTAAGATATTAAATATTCCTGGTATTTCAGTTTTTGATAGCTTTGCATTTATAGATGAAATGGCAGATATAGACCCATCGTTTTTTATGGAGAACATACTTAGAGCTGGGGAGGATCCTCTGTATAAAAAATATAAGGGTAATACAAATATGTATAAGAAGCTAATTGAAAAAGTTTCTAAAAGCATAGCTAAAAAACATAACTTACAAGATACGAATGTAATCAATGATATTTTTTTAAGCAAACAAGGTTTAAATATTTTATTCACTTCCAAACAACTGCAAATTTATTCCGAAGCTTTTGATGATAGTTATTTATTTACAGGTTATTCGATTTATCATCGAAATGGAGAAGAGGACTTTCCTTCTGAAAAATTAGCGGATAAACCTCTTGTTTATATTTCGTTAGGTACGATATTCAATGATCGATTAGATATTTATAGAAATTTTATCAACGCTTTTGGTGATGCAGATTTACAGGTAGTGATGTCCATTGGTCAGAAAGTAAATATAGAAGATGTAGGATATATTCCTGAAAATTTCATCGTAAAAAATGTTGTACCTCAGCTTAAAGTTTTACAACAGGCAGATGTTTTTATTACACATGGCGGAGCAAATAGTGTACATGAAAGTATAAATTTCCTTGTGCCGATGGTTTTATTGCCACAAAACTTTGATCAGTTTATGGGAGCAATGGCAGTGGAAAGAGTTGGAGCAGGTATATATATCAGAAATCAAGAGGAAGGTATTTCTAACATAAAGATGGTCGTAAATAAAGTTCTAACAGAACCTAGTTATAAGGAAAATTGTAGAAAGATTAAGGATTCGTTTAAGAAGGCAGGGGGATTAGATAAGGCAGTTGAAGAAATATTTAAATTTGTAGGAAATAAGAGGGGGATTTATGAGAACACTTAA